In Maridesulfovibrio sp., a single genomic region encodes these proteins:
- a CDS encoding tetratricopeptide repeat protein: MNIKLWRVLLFVLIIVGSTLLIYPFPRDMVELYLAGGEISKASELLDRLLEEDPDDPGLLSVAADVYIYRGMPDKAITCLNRVLAKKLDNKEILAKLALFYEWSVMPREAMHTWERLAAILKQDEEAFRKLIMYYRYFDMLPQEIDAILHLNTLLVEKPGIDFFTEQLNREIFRLGAEKTSKSEDPYLDYLIRGIFVVGEQFRAAADSGTVINSLQYMIYVMEYFVSMDRVEEGYNFARQMDQKMGGTNNRLQLVRVLGWAGEFEQGLEIAQRLFKENPDNTALLTEMVWISRSAGRLDVAETVLEKLVSIEPGNSRHQEELGRVYMESGRYDKAVDLFRKMAEKLNNWFKYAHDMLRAALYSSDPKLMAQVVAETEDLDIDDSEYMRTRADALLTLNRPYDAYDVLKRLIQRPDVGVADYERMVDAAMATKDSRLIADTIDAALEFSPGNIDLMRRGAEAWREAGDPVKGYELYRKVVQKAGLEEDVINMLLTASDTNNLKLAREAAKYALHLYPKNVKVIAQAGEIMLWLNSPKDAYPFYRKAAILTGGSREFVMKLVQVASYTGDSKIFRDAALTAIRLRPDDEQVAMLAASVLSAAGDNDRAAKLLSKFSSRKDEQLDMLLKWAEFADGAGLNEEAYRIYDRLYTAGYRKKKVRKELARLAGWTNRPKVAARLYGEIADEAPSNFDLAVQAGGAYSDAGEYARAVTYYQRALALKPGDNALRLKLAETYGFANMNAERIKLYTELWREGLLPENGRVELARAYLDAKEPDSALKILEPYANLKRLPRFEGFLLASALQQAGRKAEASAIYERLGKEYGTDSVFLSRLGAEALFNNAPTEAYDLFNSALKIDPQDRTALKGLGIILADRQQYKRAVSKFRHYLKLVPDDAEARYQLAEIYRLLGREAEADRQYRLAERLISRKAEKNIFARKVKLLDR, encoded by the coding sequence TTGAATATCAAGCTCTGGCGGGTACTCCTTTTCGTGCTCATCATTGTCGGGAGCACCTTGCTGATCTATCCCTTCCCAAGGGATATGGTGGAACTGTACCTTGCCGGGGGGGAGATTTCCAAGGCATCCGAACTGCTGGACCGTCTGCTTGAGGAAGACCCTGACGATCCCGGTCTGCTTTCGGTTGCCGCAGATGTCTATATTTACCGAGGCATGCCGGACAAGGCTATTACCTGCCTTAACCGGGTGCTTGCAAAAAAGCTGGATAACAAGGAAATTCTGGCAAAGCTGGCTTTATTTTACGAATGGAGTGTCATGCCGCGGGAGGCCATGCACACGTGGGAAAGGCTGGCTGCGATACTGAAACAGGATGAGGAGGCTTTCAGGAAACTGATCATGTACTACCGCTATTTTGATATGCTTCCGCAGGAGATTGACGCGATTCTGCATCTGAACACCCTTTTGGTCGAAAAGCCCGGGATTGATTTTTTCACAGAGCAGTTGAATCGGGAAATTTTCAGGCTGGGAGCCGAAAAGACTTCAAAGAGCGAAGATCCATACCTTGATTATCTCATCCGGGGTATCTTTGTGGTCGGGGAGCAGTTTCGTGCCGCTGCTGATTCCGGGACAGTGATCAATTCGCTCCAGTACATGATTTATGTGATGGAATATTTCGTCTCCATGGACAGGGTGGAGGAAGGGTACAATTTCGCCCGGCAAATGGACCAAAAGATGGGCGGGACCAATAATCGGCTGCAACTTGTCAGGGTGCTGGGTTGGGCCGGAGAGTTTGAGCAGGGGTTGGAGATTGCCCAAAGGCTCTTTAAGGAAAACCCGGACAACACTGCGCTGCTGACGGAGATGGTATGGATATCCCGAAGTGCCGGAAGGTTGGATGTGGCTGAAACCGTTCTGGAGAAACTGGTCAGCATCGAGCCCGGCAACAGCAGACATCAGGAAGAACTCGGCCGCGTCTATATGGAGTCCGGGCGCTACGACAAGGCTGTTGATTTGTTCAGAAAGATGGCTGAGAAGCTGAACAACTGGTTCAAGTACGCCCATGATATGTTAAGGGCGGCCCTGTACAGTTCGGACCCGAAACTCATGGCTCAGGTAGTGGCCGAGACCGAAGATCTGGATATTGACGATTCAGAATATATGCGGACCAGAGCCGATGCATTGCTGACCTTGAACAGACCCTACGATGCCTATGATGTTTTGAAGCGGTTGATTCAGCGACCTGATGTCGGCGTGGCCGATTACGAGCGTATGGTCGATGCGGCCATGGCGACCAAAGACAGCAGACTCATCGCAGACACGATTGACGCAGCACTTGAATTCAGTCCCGGCAATATTGATCTGATGCGCAGGGGGGCTGAGGCATGGCGTGAGGCCGGAGACCCTGTAAAGGGATATGAGCTTTACCGTAAGGTGGTGCAAAAGGCCGGGCTGGAGGAAGACGTCATAAATATGCTTCTGACCGCGTCTGACACCAATAATCTGAAGCTGGCCAGAGAAGCCGCGAAATATGCGCTGCATTTGTATCCGAAGAATGTGAAGGTCATAGCCCAGGCAGGCGAAATAATGCTTTGGCTGAATTCGCCCAAGGATGCTTATCCCTTCTACCGCAAGGCAGCGATACTTACCGGAGGCAGCCGTGAATTCGTAATGAAGCTGGTGCAGGTGGCTTCATATACCGGAGACAGTAAAATTTTCAGGGATGCGGCCTTGACGGCAATCCGGCTGCGTCCGGATGATGAACAGGTGGCTATGCTCGCGGCGTCTGTCTTATCCGCAGCCGGAGATAATGACCGGGCAGCAAAGCTTTTATCCAAATTTTCCAGCAGGAAGGACGAACAGCTCGACATGCTGCTCAAATGGGCTGAATTTGCGGATGGCGCCGGGCTGAACGAAGAGGCCTATCGCATTTATGACCGGCTTTACACTGCCGGATACAGGAAAAAGAAGGTTCGCAAGGAGTTGGCCAGACTGGCCGGCTGGACCAACCGTCCGAAAGTAGCAGCCCGACTTTACGGAGAGATTGCGGATGAAGCCCCGAGCAATTTCGATCTGGCCGTACAGGCGGGTGGCGCTTATTCCGATGCCGGAGAATACGCCCGTGCTGTGACCTATTATCAGAGGGCGCTGGCCCTGAAGCCGGGTGACAACGCTTTGCGGCTCAAGCTGGCTGAGACTTACGGTTTCGCCAACATGAATGCCGAACGTATTAAGCTTTACACGGAACTCTGGCGTGAAGGTCTTTTGCCTGAGAACGGCAGGGTTGAGCTTGCAAGGGCATATCTGGATGCCAAGGAACCGGACTCGGCCTTGAAAATTCTGGAACCGTACGCAAATCTCAAGCGGTTGCCCCGTTTTGAAGGGTTTCTGCTGGCTTCGGCTCTACAGCAGGCCGGTCGGAAAGCAGAGGCTTCGGCCATATATGAAAGGCTTGGAAAGGAATATGGAACGGACAGTGTCTTTCTGTCCCGCCTTGGAGCGGAGGCCCTTTTCAACAACGCGCCAACTGAGGCTTACGATCTTTTCAATTCCGCGCTCAAGATCGATCCGCAGGACCGCACTGCTCTTAAGGGGTTGGGAATAATACTTGCTGACAGGCAGCAGTATAAAAGGGCTGTATCCAAATTCCGGCATTATCTGAAACTTGTTCCCGATGATGCCGAGGCCCGCTATCAGCTTGCAGAAATTTATCGTCTTCTGGGGCGCGAAGCCGAGGCGGACAGACAGTATCGGCTGGCGGAGAGGTTGATTTCAAGAAAAGCGGAAAAGAATATTTTTGCTAGAAAAGTCAAGTTGCTTGACAGGTAG